AAAAATATGCCGGGCGGTGGCAAGGCGGCGCGCCGGGCGGGTGACCGGCGCGCGGGCGCGGCTGGGCCGGACGCGCTCGCGCGGCTGCGGGTACGCGCTATGCGGCGCAGCGGGATCGGTCGGCGGTAACGCGCCGATGCGACGGGGCGGTGCGTGCTGTGCGGGCGTGCCGCCGGTCCGAACCCAATCGAGGAGAACGACGATGAACGATGCAGCGAAGCGCTGGCCGGAACCGGACGACCAGGACCCGGCCAAATCGCGCGGCGGCACCATCCCTGCCGAGCCGCGTCCGGTCGACGACCGGCATTTGCCCGACCTGCCCGATCCTTCCGAAGTCGGCGAGGACGGTTAGCGAGCCGCCGCCCGCCGCGCCATGCAGCTGCGCGCGCGTCAGGGCCGCCCCTGTCAAGCCTTCTGCCGCGCGCCATATGCGGCCACCTTCGTGCGGTTGCCGCGGTCGCCACGCTGCACCAGCGCCGCCGATGCGGCTTCGTGCGGTCGTGGAACAGCAGCGTGCAGTCCTCGCATTCGCACTTGCGCACCAGCGTGACATCGACGTCGGCTAGCAGCCGCGCGAGCGACTCGGCCAACGGCAGCAACGCGGCGCCCGGGTGCACGGCGGTCTGCCGCGTCGCTGAACCCCAGCATGCCGGCCGCGTCGCAAGCCGACGTGGCGTGCGTTATGCGCGCGTTCTGCGTGCGTCATGCGCTGCCGAAGAACGGCCGGGGCCGCCGGCCCGCGCGGCCGCGCTTACTTGCGTGTTTTCGGCTTCGGCGCGTGCTTCGGCCAGTACGGGAATTCGTCCTCGTGGACTTCGAAATCGAGTTCCGCCACGCGCCGCTGCAGGTGTTCCTGCGCGTCGGCCACCGCCTGGTTGTAGATCGACGGGCCGATTTCCTCGAGGAAGAACGCGAGCAGCGCGCCGGCCGTGACGTTGCCGATCGGCTCGTCCATGTGCTGTTCGAAGTAGCGCTGCAGCGAGCCGACGGCCTCGTCGCGGGTCGGTTTCGTCAGTTCGATGCTCATGCCGCTTGCCTCGCGCAAAGGGTTGAGCGCGGATCTTAGCGCATCGCACGGCCCGCGAACGCCGCGCCCGGCGGCCGCCGTCCGGCAGGCATGCCCGTGCGGCGTGCCTGCCGGCGCCTCGATTCACCGTTGCGTACAAAGTGGTAGGATTGCCCCCGGACCTGTTCGATAGCGAACGCGATCGCACGGCAGCCGTCGCGGCCGCGTTGTCTGTTTCCGGTTCCGTTCGTGTCCGGCCCGGTGCCGGACGGCCCGCACCCCCCGTATCGCCCCAATGGAGAATCGCCATGTCCAAGTGGATCAAGCCCGCCTATACCGACCTGCGCCTCGGTTTCGAAATCACGATGTACATTTCGAATCGTTGATTCGCGCCTCCAGCAAGGCCGTATGACCAGCCTCGGTTCGCCGGGGCTGTTTTTCTTGTGAGCGGGCCGCGCGGCCTTCGCGGCGCTCGCTCGCGGCCCCCGGCGGCCCTTCACGACCTCAAGCATGCACATCCAGATCCTGGGCTCCGCGGCGGGCGGCGGCTTTCCGCAGTGGAACTGCAACTGCGCGAACTGCGCGGGCTTTCGCGCCGGCGCCATCGAGGCGCGCGCGCGCACCCAGTCGTCGCTGGCGATTTCCGACGACGGCGTCTCGTGGGTGCTCTGCAACGCCTCGCCCGACATCCGCGCGCAGCTCCAGCAGTTCGCGCCGCTGCAGCCGGGCCGCGCGCTGCGCGACACCGGCATCGCCGCGATCGTGCTGATGGACAGCCAGATCGACCACACCACGGGGCTGCTCAGCCTGCGC
The window above is part of the Burkholderia glumae LMG 2196 = ATCC 33617 genome. Proteins encoded here:
- a CDS encoding DUF2164 domain-containing protein encodes the protein MSIELTKPTRDEAVGSLQRYFEQHMDEPIGNVTAGALLAFFLEEIGPSIYNQAVADAQEHLQRRVAELDFEVHEDEFPYWPKHAPKPKTRK
- the pqqA gene encoding pyrroloquinoline quinone precursor peptide PqqA → MSKWIKPAYTDLRLGFEITMYISNR